A single region of the Gossypium arboreum isolate Shixiya-1 chromosome 12, ASM2569848v2, whole genome shotgun sequence genome encodes:
- the LOC108477935 gene encoding probable pectinesterase 66 — protein MQCLLVFMLIVLLLLCFSICEAFGCEFDAENHQFKVADTIRVDQSGKGDFKTVQKAIDSIPSNNKKWIRILISPGVFREKVTIPCDKPCIFLEGAGRLLTRIEWNSHMRTCDSATLTSFPDSIVAKGITFKNFYNIPLATIPNIKNTVKPALAASIYGDKSAFYNCAFFGLQDTLWDVQGRHYFKNCYIEGAIDFIFGSGQSIYESCEINLTIGKYAPQYPNGYITAQGRNSSDDPSGFVFKSCVFTGTGKTYLGRAYGAYSRVIIYKSVMTDIIVASGWDAWTYVHHERNLMYAENSCRGAGANTSKRVPWLRKLSASQLSQFVNISYIDKEGWIDKLPKHVLNLGHKKNSKLKFMA, from the exons ATGCAGTGCCTCCTTGTGTTCATGTTGATTGTATTATTATTGCTTTGTTTCAGTATCTGTGAAGCTTTTGGATGTGAATTCGATGCTGAAAATCATCAATTTAAGGTGGCAGATACAATCAGGGTGGATCAATCTGGCAAAGGAGATTTCAAAACTGTCCAAAAAGCTATTGATTCAATCCCTTCTAATAACAAGAAGTGGATACGTATCCTTATTTCCCCTGGAGTTTTCAG GGAGAAAGTTACAATTCCTTGTGATAAACCATGCATTTTCCTCGAAGGAGCTGGGAGACTGTTAACCAGGATTGAATGGAATAGTCATATGAGAACCTGTGACAGTGCTACTTTGACTTCATTTCCTGATAGCATTGTTGCAAAAGGCATTACTTTCAAG AACTTTTACAACATACCTCTAGCAACAATACCCAACATAAAGAACACGGTAAAGCCAGCCCTAGCAGCTAGCATCTACGGTGACAAATCGGCTTTCTACAACTGTGCTTTCTTTGGGTTACAAGATACATTGTGGGACGTACAAGGTCGCCATTACTTCAAAAATTGCTATATCGAAGGTGCTATTGACTTTATATTTGGGAGTGGTCAATCTATCTATGAG AGCTGTGAAATAAATCTTACAATAGGCAAATATGCACCCCAATATCCCAATGGTTATATAACAGCACAGGGAAGGAATTCATCGGATGATCCGAGTGGTTTTGTTTTTAAATCTTGTGTTTTTACAGGGACTGGTAAAACTTATCTTGGAAGAGCTTATGGAGCTTATTCTAGAGTGATCATATATAAGTCGGTGATGACGGATATTATTGTTGCTTCTGGTTGGGATGCTTGGACCTATGTTCATCATGA AAGAAATTTGATGTATGCAGAGAATAGTTGCAGGGGAGCTGGGGCCAACACTTCAAAGCGAGTGCCATGGCTGAGGAAACTCAGTGCTTCTCAACTCAGTCAATTTGTGAATATATCATACATTGACAAAGAAGGATGGATTGATAAACTGCCAAAACATGTTCTAAATTTAGGGCATAAGAAAAATTCCAAACTCAAGTTCATGGCTTAA
- the LOC128285464 gene encoding uncharacterized protein LOC128285464 yields MFKKLYEFPPTLPPPPTPTPALTLAPPPAPAPTPPPAPAPALVPAPLPTPPPAPTPPLAPTPAPAAALPPAPAPTPPPTPPPAPPPPPTPPPAPIPPPTLAPAPIPPPTPPPTPPPAPPPPLTPTPPPVPPPTPPPTLPPPPPPTPPPAPAPAPPPTPPPAPPPPAAPTPPPAPTPPPTPAPAPTPPPTPPPPPLAPPPPPPPAPTPPPTPTPPPTPAPPPAPPPTPPPAPPPPLAPPPPPPPAPTPPPTPPPPPTPAPPPAPPPTPFPASPPPPPPPIPAPTPAPPPTPPPTPPPPPLAPAPPPPPPPPLAPTPPPAPTPPPIPAPTPAPPPAPPPTPPPPPLAPPPPPPPTPTPPPAPTPPPIPAPPPTPPPPLPPPLTPPPPPAPTPPPAPTPPPIPAPTPAPPPAPPPTPPPPPLTPPPPLPPPPTPTPPPTPTPPPPPTPTPAPPPPPPPTPPPPSLAPPLAPPPPPPPPPAPTPPPPLTPPPPPPPPPPLPPPISFPTPELAPPLPPPPQPPPPCAPPQPPPIPKQSTWRPLF; encoded by the exons ATGTTTAAAAAGTTATATG AATTTCCTCCTACACTACCACCTCCTCCAACACCTACACCAGCACTAACACTGGCACCACCTCCGGCACCTGCTCCAACACCTCCTCCCGCACCAGCACCTGCACTCGTTCCAGCACCTCTACCAACACCACCACCAGCTCCTACTCCTCCACTAGCCCCAACACCTGCACCTGCTGCAGCACTTCCTCCTGCACCTGCTCCAACACCTCCACCAACACCACCTCCAGCACCTCCACCACCTCCTACCCCTCCACCAGCCCCAATACCACCACCAACACTTGCACCCGCTCCAATACCTCCTCCTACACCTCCGCCAACACCACCTCCAGCACCTCCACCTCCACTAACTCCTACTCCTCCACCAGTACCTCCACCAACACCACCTCCTACActtccaccaccaccacctcctaCTCCTCCACCAGCCCCAGCCCCAGCACCACCACCAACACCACCTCCTGCACCTCCACCACCAGCAGCTCCTACTCCTCCACCAGCCCCAACACCACCACCAACACCAGCACCCGCTCCAACACCTCCACCAACACCACCTCCACCACCCCTAGcacctccaccaccaccaccaccagctCCTACTCCTCCACCAACCCCAACACCACCACCAACACCTGCACCCCCTCCAGCACCTCCACCAACACCACCTCCAGCACCTCCACCACCCCTAGcacctccaccaccaccaccaccagctCCTACTCCTCCACCAACCCCACCACCACCACCAACACCTGCACCTCCTCCTGCACCTCCACCAACACCATTTCCAGCatctccaccaccaccaccaccaccaataCCTGCACCCACTCCAGCTCCTCCTCCTACACCTCCGCCAACACCACCTCCACCACCCCTAGCACCTGCACCTCCACCTCCACCTCCACCCCCACTAGCTCCTACTCCTCCACCAGCCCCAACACCACCACCAATACCTGCACCCACTCCAGCACCTCCTCCTGCACCTCCGCCAACACCACCTCCACCACCTCTAGCACCTCCACCTCCACCACCACCAACTCCTACTCCTCCACCAGCCCCAACACCACCACCAATACCTGCACCTCCGCCAACACCACCTCCACCACTTCCACCACCCCTAACACCTCCACCACCACCAGCTCCTACTCCTCCACCAGCCCCAACACCACCACCAATACCTGCACCCACTCCAGCACCTCCTCCTGCACCTCCGCCAACACCACCTCCACCACCCCTAACACCTCCACCACCGCTACCACCACCACCAACTCCTACTCCTCCACCAACCCcgacaccaccaccaccacctacacCCACTCCAGCACCTCCTCCTCCACCACCACCAACACCTCCTCCACCATCCCTAGCACCACCACTTGCACCTCCACCTccacctccacccccacctgctCCTACTCCTCCACCACCTCTAACCCCTCCACCTCCACCTCCACCTCCACCACCTCTACCACCTCCAATTTCATTCCCAACACCAGAACTTGCACCACCACTACCACCTCCTCCCCAACCACCACCACCATGTGCACCACCCCAACCCCCACCCATCCCAAAACAATCAACATGGCGACCACTCTTTTGA
- the LOC108479465 gene encoding pentatricopeptide repeat-containing protein GUN1, chloroplastic-like: protein MASTPPHCSITATTKPYQNHQYPQNHFKSHRNHHHNNNRNQPHPQKFSLSKPPPSSSNATKHTTAAASAATASSARAPISQTPAPFPSLAPDFSGRRSTRFVSKMHLGRPKTTVNTRHTSVAEEVLQLALLNGQTSLENVLVSFESKLCGSDDYTFLLRELGNRGEHEKAIKCFQFAVRRERRKNEQGKLASAMISILGRLGKVELAMGIFETALREGYGNTVYAFSALISAYGRSGYYDEAIKVFDSMKNYGLKPNSVTYNAVIDACGKGGVEFKRVVEIFDEMLSGGVQPDRITFNSLLAVCSRGGLWEAAMNLFSEMVNRGIDRDIFTYNTLLDAVCKGGQMDLAFDIMAEMPANVLPNVVTYSTMIDGYAKASRFNDALNLFNEMKFLGIGLDRVSYNTLLSIYAKLGRFEEALDICREMEGSGIRKDVVTYNALLGGYGKQGKYDEVRRLFDEMKAQRVSPNLLTYSTVIDVYSKGGLYEEAMDVFREFKRAGLKADVVLYSALIDALCKNGLVESAVSLLDEMTKEGIRPNVVTYNSIIDAFGRSTTSEGLSDTGQISELQTKTSSLVIERGIEADLTDGEDNRIIKIFGQLAAEKGDQAKKGCGVKQEILCILEVFQKMHELEIKPNVVTFSAILNACSRCDSFEDASMLLEELRLFDNQVYGVAHGLLMGYRENVWIQAQSLFDEVKSMDSSTASAFYNALTDMLWHFGQKRGAQLVVLEGKRRQVWENVWSNSCLDLHLMSSGAARAMVHAWLLNIRSVVFEGHELPKLLSILTGWGKHSKVIGDGALKRAVEALLTGMGAPFQLAKCNLGRFISNGPVVTAWLRESGTLKLLVLHDDRTHLENTRFQEISNLQTILL from the exons ATGGCGTCAACGCCGCCGCATTGTTCGATCACAGCTACAACAAAGCCTTATCAGAACCATCAGTACCCACAAAACCACTTTAAAAGCCACCGTAATCACCACCATAACAACAACCGTAACCAACCTCACCCCCAAAAATTCTCCCTTTCCAAACCCCCTCCTTCGTCTTCCAATGCTACGAAACACACCACCGCCGCCGCTTCTGCCGCTACTGCCTCCTCCGCCCGTGCTCCAATCTCCCAGACTCCTGCTCCTTTCCCTTCACTCGCCCCTGACTTCTCCGGCCGCCGATCGACTAGGTTCGTCTCGAAAATGCACTTGGGCCGGCCTAAAACTACCGTCAACACACGCCATACTTCTGTAGCTGAAGAAGTCCTTCAACTCGCCTTGCTTAATGGCCAAACCAGCCTCGAAAACGTCCTCGTCTCGTTCGAATCTAAGCTCTGTGGCTCCGATGACTACACTTTCTTGCTTCGAGAGCTTGGGAACAGAGGTGAGCATGAAAAGGCCATTAAATGTTTTCAATTCGCTGTTagaagagaaagaagaaaaaatgaaCAAGGCAAATTAGCTAGTGCCATGATCAGTATACTTGGTAGATTGGGTAAAGTTGAACTTGCCATGGGTATTTTCGAGACTGCATTAAGGGAAGGTTATGGAAACACTGTTTATGCTTTCTCAGCTTTAATTAGTGCTTATGGGAGAAGTGGGTATTATGATGAAGCCATAAAGGTTTTCGATTCCATGAAAAACTATGGGTTGAAGCCGAATTCTGTTACTTATAATGCTGTGATTGATGCTTGTGGGAAAGGAGGTGTAGAGTTTAAACGGGTTGTGGAGATTTTCGATGAGATGTTAAGTGGTGGAGTGCAGCCGGATCGGATAACGTTTAATTCTTTGCTTGCGGTATGTAGTAGAGGCGGTTTATGGGAAGCTGCAATGAATTTGTTCAGTGAGATGGTTAATAGAGGGATTGATCGAGATATTTTCACTTATAATACACTTTTGGATGCTGTTTGCAAAGGTGGACAAATGGATTTAGCTTTTGATATTATGGCGGAAATGCCTGCGAACGTTTTGCCTAATGTTGTTACTTATAGTACTATGATTGATGGGTACGCAAAGGCCAGTAGATTCAATGATGCACTCAATTTGTTTAATGAAATGAAGTTTTTGGGTATTGGTTTGGATAGAGTTTCGTATAATACGCTGCTTTCAATTTATGCAAAGCTTGGTAGGTTTGAGGAAGCTTTAGATATTTGCCGGGAGATGGAGGGTTCGGGGATTAGGAAGGATGTTGTAACATACAATGCGCTTTTGGGTGGATATGGGAAACAAGGGAAGTATGATGAAGTTAGAAGACTGTTTGATGAGATGAAAGCACAAAGGGTATCACCTAATTTATTGACTTACTCGACCGTAATCGATGTTTATTCAAAGGGTGGTTTATATGAGGAGGCGATGGATGTGTTTAGAGAGTTTAAGCGAGCGGGATTGAAGGCTGATGTTGTGCTATATAGTGCATTAATTGATGCTTTGTGCAAGAATGGGTTGGTGGAATCTGCTGTATCATTGCTCGATGAGATGACAAAGGAAGGGATTAGGCCTAATGTTGTTACGTACAATTCTATAATTGATGCTTTTGGTCGGTCTACAACTTCTGAAGGCTTATCTGATACTGGTCAGATCAGTGAGTTGCAAACCAAAACTTCTTCGTTGGTCATTGAACGTGGGATTGAAGCTGATTTAACAGACGGGGAGGATAACCGGATCATAAAAATATTCGGGCAGCTGGCTGCTGAGAAAGGAGATCAAGCAAAGAAAGGTTGTGGAGTCAAGCAGGAAATCTTATGCATCTTGGAAGTTTTTCAAAAGATGCACGAGTTGGAAATTAAACCGAATGTCGTCACCTTTTCAGCTATCTTAAATGCTTGCAG CCGCTGTGATTCATTCGAGGATGCTTCAATGTTGTTGGAAGAGCTCCGGTTGTTTGATAATCAGGTGTACGGTGTTGCCCATGGGCTTCTTATGGGTTATAGGGAGAATGTTTGGATCCAGGCTCAATCCCTGTTCGATGAAGTAAAGTCAATGGACTCGTCAACTGCTTCTGCCTTTTATAATGCCCTGACTGACATGCTGTGGCACTTTGGTCAG AAACGGGGAGCCCAACTGGTTGTTCTCGAAGGGAAACGCCGGCAAGTATGGGAGAATGTATGGTCTAATTCTTGCCTAGATTTGCATCTTATGTCATCTGGTGCTGCTCGAGCAATGGTGCATGCATGGTTGCTAAACATACGTTCTGTTGTTTTCGAAGGTCACGAATTGCCGAAACTGTTAAG CATTTTGACAGGTTGGGGCAAACATAGCAAGGTAATTGGTGATGGTGCACTAAAGCGGGCCGTTGAAGCTCTCCTGACTGGCATGGGTGCACCCTTTCAGCTTGCTAAGTGTAACTTAGGTAGATTCATATCTAATGGTCCAGTTGTCACCGCGTGGTTAAGAGAATCGGGCACCCTAAAGTTACTTGTTCTTCACGATGATAGAACCCATCTCGAAAACACTAGGTTTCAAGAAATCTCAAATTTACAGACAATCCTATTGTAG